A segment of the Candidatus Woesearchaeota archaeon genome:
CCTAAAAAAATTATGGTTACGCATGTCCATCCTTCAGGTACCAAGATGGAGAAATTCTCGCATTTTGTTCCTGGCAGTTCTGGCGTGAGAAAAGCAGTTGAAGAATTAAAACCAGACATTTTATTCTGCAGCCATGTCCATGAAGCTCAGGGCATTGAAGAAAAGATTGGCAAAACAAAAGTAATCAATGTTGGGAGAGAAGGAACGATCATTGATATTTGATAAAAACATTTATAAATAAGCTTGACTTAGTAATACTTAGGTGAACTAAGTATGGTACAAGCATTAATTGAAATAGACGATAACACCAACAGGGTATTAAATATGGTTAAAGCAAAGCATGGACTAAAAGACAAAGCTCAAGCTATAAAATATGTAGTAAGTGAATACGTTGAAATAGAAAATGAACCAGAATTAAGGCCTGAATTTATTAAAAAAATGGAAGAAATAAAGAAGCAAAAGAGTATAAAAGTTGATGATTTTGCTAGACGTTATGGTTTGAAAAATAGTTAAGAGGTAAATAATGTATCATTTAGAAGTAAAACCAGAAGCAGATAAAATATTCTCGAAACTTGCAAGGAAGAGTCGAAAACAACTTGAAATAATTCATAAGAAAATCCTTGAAATCAGAGAACGACCATTTGGATATAAATTTTTAAGGGCACCATTACAGATGTTTAATCGAGTGCATATTGATAGTAGTTTTGTTATGATCTTCAAAGTTGATCATATAAAGAGGATAGTAAATATTTATTACTATGACCATCATGATGAAATATACAAATGGCGACCTAAAATAGACTAATTTGTAAACAATGTAAGATCATCCACCATAGGTATCTAAATCATCAAAAGTAAATTCCTCTTTTTTTGGCTCTTGTTTTTTATCAGAGCTTGATGAACTGCTTGAAGAAGATTCTGAACCAGAAGATGAAGAGTTTTGCGAACTAGCATTTCCAAATACATTAAACAGATTAGGGCTTGGCAAATCAATATCGCCTTGTTTATTCTCAGTATTTAATGATACTTGCTCGCCATAACCTTGATCTGCAAGTACCGTATTAAGAAAATTGACCATTTTTCTGATTTCTTCTGGAGAATCATGTTTAGTGTCAATGGTTATACGCATACCTACTCATGAGTATGCTAGTATATAAATTTTTATATGATACACAAATTTCAAACATGTTTAGCTCATTTGTTAAGGTGAGGGTAATTTTCTTGGAGCTACTACTTCCACAGGAACAACAGATTCTGGCAAATGAGGAATGTAATAAGGTCCAGAAACATAATAAGGTATTCCTAATCTTTGAACAGCAGCATAAAAATCTCCTTTAAAATCTTTAGATCCAAATACGCCTCCCAATAATATTGAAACGGGCAAACCACGGTATGTGTCACCTGGTTCTAATACAGCATATCCCCTCTCTGCAAGGTGATCTAACAATCTAGTTCCAGCATGAGGCTCAGTGCGCAATGGTTGATCTAAGATTCGATCTAAATCCAAATGAAATTCTTGAAATACAATTGATGCCATTTTGTAGAAGAGATGTTATATTGTTTATAAAATTTGTTGCAAATAACTTATCCAAACAACTTCTGATAATTGCTGTAAATAACATTCGCTACTTCTTTTGGATCCATCTTTTTAATTTCAGCAATTTTGTTAATGGTATGCATAACATTGCATGATTCATTTCTATCATCACGATTCATGCCTAAATAGGGCGCATCTGTTTCAGTTAATAGTTTTGACAAAGGAGCTTCTTTCACCCATTGCTGAAACTGACCACTTCTCACAATATTGACAGGAATAGAAAAATAAAATCCATGCTTTAAGCCTTCTAACAATAATTTTTTACTCCCAGAAAAACAATGCATTAATACCTTTGCTTTGCTTTTACTAAGCATTTCAATAACTTCAGCCTCTGCTTTTCGAGAATGCACAATTAAGGGCTTATTAATGCTGATGCTAAGATCAATAACTTGCTGAAAATGCTCTCGTTGTGTTTCACGATCTTCTGCCATGGCAAAATCCATGCCAACTTCGCCGATAGCCACAATATCGTTTTTATGTTTTTTAATTTCAGCTAAACAATCTCCAACAGTAAATGGTTTTTGCAGCCAAGGAGCTTCGCCAGTTTCTGCTTCTTTTTGCAGAGCATCAATAGGATACATTCCTAAAGCAGCTTTGACAATATCATACTTTTTTGCAAGCTCAAGAACACGTTTATTAGAATCAGGATTAACACCATTAGTAATAATAGCTTTAACACCAATTTTTTTAGCGCGGTCTATAACTTCATCTAAATCTTTCTCAAAAAACGGATGATCTAAATGTGCATGTACATCAACTAATAACATGATAAGGCTAGAATGGTGGTAATATTTATAGTTAACTTTAAAAGTACTAGAACTTTCTTCATAAACTAAGATGGCGGTAGTGGTCTAACGGCTATGATCGGGGACTGTGGATCCCTGGGCGGGAGTTCGACTCTCCCCTATCGCTCCTTTATTCTTTTATCGAAGAAATTTGGGATACCTGAAAATATACTTCAATTTAGAACTATGGGAGATCAAAATGGTTTTAAACCAGCTAAGAAATTTTGAATTTTCTACTCAGGTAGAGGAAAAAGTAATTACTATTCAGCTTAAATTTACTTGTACCATAAGAAATAGAACTGTAGAAATAGGACATAACTTTGTTAGAGAAGCCAGTAATCCAATGATTAAAGATTCTCAGGTAGTTTGCACATAACAAAGAAATTTTACTACTTCAAAGTGAATATTTATAAAGTAAAGTCAATTTCTTAATATCATGGTTAATCTGAAAGAGATTGTAGACAGGGAGTTCCATCAACTTAGGAGGCAAGACGGTACTGCCCTTGAATATGTTGATTATGTTTCTCAAGGTGGGCAAGGCCATAGTCTACTTTTCAAAGATGCTGCAGGAAATGAATATATTGGTAAACTTACTTTAAAAGATGAAATTGAAGCTGCAAGGCAAGGATTAGATGCAATTCATGGAAGAATAACAAGAGAAGTTGCAGTTTTAAAAAGATTAAATCATCCTGGAATTGCAAATGGTCTGGAAGAAGATATTTCTGAAAGATATATCTTAGTCACACGACCAAAAGTAAAAGGAAAGACATTACGAGAATATCTAACAGAAAAAGTGCAATTATCTGAATCCGAAACTGCAAAAATAATGTATGATGTTGCTACGGTATTAGATTATTTACATCATCCAGAAAAATACCATGAAGATCGGAACCCTGTTATTCATCGTGATCTTAAACCTGAAAACATTGTCATAAGAGATGCTGGAAGTATTTGCTTGATTGATTTTGGCGTAGCAAGTATGCGAGAAAGTACCTTTACACAATTTTCACGAGATGCTGGAACACTAGGATATTTAGCACCAGAATTAGGAAAAGGTGTTCCTGCCGATGAGAGGGCAGACATTTATGCATTAGGTGTTATTGGAAGAGAACTATTAACAGGAGCAAAACCTGATATTACGTGGTTTGTTGAACCATTAACATTTAAGATGGGAAAATCAAGAAAAATACGAAGAATAATTAATAGAATGATTACAGGTTATAATGAAAGATATGTTTCTGTTGCTGATATAAAACAAGAACTGATTAAAAAAGGATTATGTAAAGAAATTACTACTCAACTTCTTACACCTGGAATTGAAACAGCAGATCCTCTAGTGAATGACGTCGGTTATGAAACAGGATTTGGTTTTGCAATGAATATAATCGAACCGAGTATGCCTCCGCATCAATATGCTCATATAGTTAGAGCAAAAAGAATAGCTAAGTCTACTCCTGATGGGCCACGCTATGTCAGAGTTGAAATAGAAAGATATGGTCCTATAGATGATTTCTCAAGTGGTTGGGAATTAAGTAATAATGTAAAAACTAAAATAGATTGGAAAGTAGTTTATGATGCGAGTACTGATAAGCCCATAGATCTAAAAAAGATAGAATCTGAATTAAAAGCTCAAGCAAGACGTCAAGGACACGAAATACCAAATTACGTAACAAATGACATAGGATATGCAATTGAGTTAAGTAATTCGAGCATGATATCAAATGATGGTAAACCATCTCTAACAAAAAGACCAGCTTACTGATTCTCTACAATAAATTCGACCCAAAACCTTTATAAACAATCACTTAATCCAAGATACTACCCGAGTCAATGGCAGGATTATTAAGAATGATCCACAAGTCCAGTACAAGGCGCAAGGGTGTAACCTACACTTTCGTTCTTGGGATAAAAGCCTAACTCTAAAACTAATATAAACTGATATATATGGCAGATACCTTCAAACACATCATAAGAATTGTTAATACAGATTTAGATGGTAAGAAATCCATTTACATGGCACTGCAAAAAATCCGCGGTATTGGATTTATGTATGCTCATGCTATCTGTAAAGTAACTAATATTGACAAAGCTGCTAAAGCAGGAAATCTTTCTGATCAACAAATTGCGAAGCTTGAGCAAGTACTTAAGACGCCGTTTCAATTTGAAATTCCTTTATGGATGGTTAATCGAAGGCATGATTATGAAGAAGGCTATGATAGGCATTTAGTAACAGGCGATTTAAAGTTTGTTCAGGAAAATGATAAGCGACGATTGCAAAAGATAAGATCATACCGTGGAGCGCGACACGCTGCCGGCTTACCAGTGCGAGGTCAACGCACCAAATCAAACTTCAGAAAGAACAAAGGTAAAGTACAGGGAGTTATAAAGAAAGCAGTAAAAGCGCCTGCAGCTGAAGAAGGTAAAAAGAAAGGCAAGGACTAAACAATGGGAGATCCTAAAAAACCAAGGAAAAAGTACCAAGGCCCTTCTCATCCATGGCAAAAACAAAGAATTATTGATGAGAAGGAATTAGTCATAGCTTATGGCTTAAAAAATAAACAAGAGCTTTGGAAAATGGGAACCCTTGTTAAACAAATTGCTGCTAAAGCCAAGAGAGTTATCGCAAGGACCGGTGAACAAGCAACTAAAGAAGAAAAACAGCTTATTGAAAAATTAGTCCGACTTGGATTGCTGCAGAGTACTGCTAAAATTGATGATGTTCTTGGACTCACTTTGAAGAATATTCTCGAGAGAAGATTACAAACATTAGTGTTCAAAAAAAATATGGCGCGTTCAATAAAACAAGCCAGGCAATTTATCACGCATAGGCATGTAAAAGTAAGCGGAAAGAAGATTACTTCTCCTAGTTATCTTGTTCCTCTCGACCAGGAACAGGGAATTATATTTTCAGAAACATCAACATTGCAAAGCGAGGAGCATCCTGAAAGAACACCAATCTCCAAAGCTCCCGTTGAAAAAACAGAAGTAAAGGTAAACAACCATGAAACCAGAACATAGGCAAGAAAGAACTCCTGAACAAGCTGACAACAGAGAACAGCGAGGAGATAGAGACAACATGAGACCTCGAAGGCAATTATGTTGGGGAATTGCACATGTTTATTCATCGTATAATAATACTATTATTCATGTTACTGATATTACTGGCACAGAATCATTGGCGTTAAGCAGCGGCGGTCAAGTTGTAAAATCACATCGTATGGAGTCATCTCCTACTGCTGCAATGATTGCTGCTAAAAGAGTAGCAGAAAAAGCTATGGAAAAAGGCGTCAATGCTATTCATGTTAAAATTAAAGCACCGGGGGGTCATAACGGCCCTAATAATCCTGGGCCTGGAGCGCAGGCTGCAATTAGAGCATTATCACGTATGGGTTTGAAAATAGGTATTATTGAAGATGTAACTCCTTTGCCGCATGATGGATGCAGAAAAAAAGGCGGAAAACGAGGAAGAAGGGTATGAGCATGGAAATTACTGACGTAAATTATGCAAAAGATAAAACTCAAGTGTCCTTTGTCATAAAAGGTACAACACCGAATTATGTTAATACTATCCGAAGGCTTATTATTAATAATGTTCCGACGATGGCAATCCATGAAGTTGAATTGAGAAAAAATAGTTCATCGTTGTATGATGAAGTGATAGGCCATCGTTTAGGATTAGTTCCTTTAAAGACAGATTTGGGATCATATGAAGTTCCAAAATCGCCTGAAGATCTAGAAAAAGCACAATGCCATGTTAAATTAACCTTAAAAACAAAAGGACCTTGCCTTGTGTATGCTTCAGACCTTAAATCAAAAGATCCTAAAATAGTTCCTGTGTATCCAAAAATGGTACTAGCAAAGTTGCTTGATGGTCAGGAACTAGAATTAGAAGCTACCGCAGTTTTAGGTTATGGCAAAGATCATATTAAATGGTCTCCAGGAATAGCATGGTATACTTTCGAACCATTAATCAAAGTCAATAATGGAAGCAAGCATTTTGATGAATTCAAAAATAAATATCCTCCTCAGGCATTTGATAAATCTGGAAAACTAGATAAGCAATTAATAATTGAAAATAATGTTGTTGATGCATGTGTTGGGGTTTGTGATGATGTCGTTGCTATTGAATACAACAAAGACAACTTTCTCTTTCATATTGAATCATTTGGGCAGTTACCTTGCAAAGAGATCTTAACTGCTGCTGTTGAATCGTATAACCAAATGGTAGATGAATTAAACAATACGATTAAGGGACTGGAAAAATGAAAACAAATCCTTATTTACAGAAATTAATTCCAGAATTGAAAAAGCTTTCAAACATGCAGAAAGTAAATATCTGGAAGCGAATAGCTCATGAGTTAGAAAGCTCAACTAGTAAACAACGAGAAGTTAATCTTGGTCATCTAGACAAACACACAAAAAATAATGAAACAGTGATAGTTCCTGGAAAAGTGCTTGGCGCAGGCGAGCTGCAGCATCCTGTAACCATTGCTGCATTCAAATATTCAGCAGCTGCTAAAGAAAAGCTGTTAAAAACTAAATGCACGGTCTATTCCATTGAAGAATTATTGCAAAAAAATCCGAAAGGAAGTAATGTGAGGATACTAGGATAATGAAAACGGTTATAGACGCTCAGGATTTAATTTTAGGAAGAATGGCAACAAAGATTGCCAAAAGAGCACTGCTCGGGGAAGAGGTAATTGTAGTCAACTGTGAACTAGCAGTTATTAGCGGGAAAAAAGCTGATATTATTGCACATTACAAAAAAAAATTTGCGCGCGGAGTGCATACAAAAGGTCCTTTTTTTCCGCGGCAGCCTGAACGAATGGTACGAAGGATTATTAGGGGTATGCTGCCATGGAAAAGAGCAAAAGGAAGAGAAGCTTTTAAGCGTGTTATGTGTTATATGGGTATACCTGAAGAATTTAGAACCATGGAAATTGAAACTATAAAAGAAGCGCATATCAATCGATTAAAAACGATGGGAATGATGCGAATAAAAGAAGTATGCTCATTAATGGGTGCTAAACTATGAGTAAATCAGTTCATACATCGGGAAAAAGAAAACGCGCTATTGCACGTGCAACCTTATGTGAAGGAAAATGCCGCATAAAAGTAAACAATTTACAGCTTGATCATTATGGAACAAGTTTAATCAGAATGAAAATCACCGAGCCATTAGTCTTAGCAGAAAAATTAGGTGAAAATCTTGATATTCACGTCAGAGTGCAGGGAGGCGGCGTAATGGCGCAAGCTGAAGCTAGCCGTCTTGCTATTGCGCGGGCATTAGTTGAATATACAAAAAGCAGTGCTTTAAAACAAACATTTTTGGATTATGATCGGCATTTGCTTGTGGCAGATATACGAAGAAAAGAAGCTTGCAAACCTAACGATTCTAAAGCTCGAGCAAAGAGACAGAAAAGCTATCGATAAACAAATACAGAGGAAAAAACATGATCATACCTATACGTTGTTTGAGTTGCGGCAAACCTGTTGCACATTTATGGGAAGAATACACTGAACGCACTGAATCAGGTGAAGACCGAAAAAAGATATTAGATTCATTAGGGTTAAAAAGATATTGCTGCAGAGCATTGTTCCTTGGTCATATTGATTTAATCGATACTACGGGGCAATTTAAGAAGTTTTAATTTATTATATTCTCTTAAACTTATATATTCTCCATCATAATAAACTTTTTATATTATCTATCGCACTATATTCTGGAAAGTCTGATTCTTTCCTTATATTGATAAATTAATAAAGAGGAAACTTATTATGAACCAAATTTCAGAAGCGCTTTCCTATGACGATGTTTTGATTAAGCCGAAATTCTCCACTATATACTCTCGCGGAGATGTAGACACATCGTCATTTCTTACTAAAAAAATTAAATTAAACATGCCGATTGTCAGCGCAAATATGGATAAAGTGACTGAAGCTAAAATGGCTATTGCCATGGCAAGAAAAGGAGGCATTGGCATTATTCATCGTTTTCTTACCAAAGAACAGCAAGTAAAAGAAGTTGAAATAGTAAAACGCTCGATGGGATTTATCATAGAAAAGCCATACACTATTACCGCAGACAAGACATTGCAAGAAGTTTATACCTTAGTCCAAGGAGAGGTTGGCAAAGGTGTTGTTGTTGTAGATGAACAGCAGAAGGTTCAAGGGATTGTTTCAGCGCGAGATATGATTTTCCAAGATTATCCGCAGGTAAAAGTATATGAAGTTATGACAAGAAAAGATGATTTAGTAACAGCAAGAGAAGGCATTAGCCTAGAAGAAGCGCAGCAAATTATGTATAAACATCGTATAGAAAAATTGCCGTTGGTTGATAGTGAGGGCAAATTAAAAGGATTAGTCACTAGCAAAGACTTGGTCAAGAGAATTAAATATCCTGAATCTGCAAAAGATGATAAAGGAAGGCTTTTAGTAGGAGCTGCAATTGGTGTACGAGGAGATTACAAAGAAAGAACAGAAGCATTATTAGAAGCAAATTGCGATGTGATGGTCATAGACATTGCTCATGGTCATTCAGATAATGTAATCTCAGTTATTCAAGAATTAAGGAAAAACTTTGGCGATATTCAAATAGTTGCTGGAAATGTTGCATCAGCTCAAGGTGCAGAAGATTTGATAGCAGCAGGCGTTGACTGTGTAAAGGTTGGTGTTGGTCCAGGAGCTGCATGTACCACAAGGCTAGTTACTGGCTGTGGTGTACCACAATTAACCGCTGTTCTCGAGTGTGGAGAAATCGCGAAAAAATATGGCGTTCCTATCATAGCAGATGGCGGGATTAAACAATCCGGTGATATGGTCAAAGCAATTGGCGCTGGCGCTGAAACAGTCATGATAGGGAGCATGTTAGCGGGAACTTCGCAAAGTCCTGGTGAAATTTTATTAAGAAACGGCCAAAGGATTAAATTATACAGGGGCATGGCATCAGTTGATGCTACGTTAGCTCGGCAAACAAAGGAATCTGGGTTTAATCTGGCAAAAAGAACGGCAAAGGAGATTGTCGCTGAAGGTGTTGAAGCAGTTGTTTTGTTCAAAGGAGATGTTGATGATATATTAAACCAATTGATGGGTGGCTTACGTTCAGGGATGAGTTATGTCGGTGCAAAAACAATTAAAGAACTCCAAGAAAAAGCAGAATTTGTTAAAATCACATCAGCAGGCATGCGTGAATCAAAACCACATGATATTCAAGTGCATGATTGAAATATACACTATATGAGGATGATACTATGAAAACAAATAAAAGATTGCAACAAATAATCATTATTGTGATAGTATGTATTCCATTTATTTTTTTAATAAGTTGCAGCCAAAAACAAGTTCCACTAAGTGAAGCTGTAACACCAATACCAACTATTGAACAGCCAATAGAAAAAATTGAAACAAAAACAGTAGAAAATACTAGTAACAGCGAAATAATAACAGAAATAAAACAATCTGAACCAATAATACAAAAACCTAAACAAACTCCACTGGTAGTTACCATTAAAAAACAAAACAGCGAAAAAACAATGGTAAATGAATCAACAAACAAAGAGTTTGTCATCAGTGCAGATGAAAAACAATTCAATCCAGATAGTATTACCGTAAAAAAAGGCAGCAAAGTTAAAATTAATTTTAATTTTAATGATGATCATATTTATTTTGGTGGTTTAGATATTAAAAGCGAGTATTTCAACCTAAAATACAAAAAATCAGACAAGATCAAAACAAAAACAGTAGAGTTTACCGCTGAAAAAACATTCAGCTATAGTGGCTATTGGCCGGCAACAAATGCAAAGAAAGCATCGGGTAAAATAGTAGTAGAATAATTACCTACGATCAAGATATATAGATTCTTTTATATTTCTATACTTAGTTGTCTAGGCTTCATCCAAAAAATGGCTGCCGCCAGGTTAGCGCCTTCGAAACTTCGCTTATTTCAATCGCATAATCGGTCACGCTCCGAAGGAGCTAAATATAATCCCGACTAAAGATCGGGATTATAAGACTTGCGTAAAGCAAGATGAAGCCCGTTGTCTAATAAACTTTATAAACCATATATTTCTACACAAAACAATGGCTTTGAATACCAGGGAACTAGAAAAAAAGTGGATTAAAAAATGGGAAGAAGCTAAGATCTTTGAAGCAGACCCTGATAAAAGAAAAAAGTTCTTTGTTAATGCTCCCTATCCTTATGTTAATTCTTATCCTCATATAGGGCATCTTTACACTTATATGCGGACAGAAGCTTTTGCACGGTATAAACGTCATCAGGGATTTAACGTATTATTTCCACAAGGATTTCATGCAACTGGAAGTCCTATTGTCAGCGCTGCTCAACGTGTCAGAGAAAAAGAACCAAAGCAATTACAATTATTAAAAGATGTTGGTATTCAGGAAAGAGATTTTTCAAAATTTGAAAAATCTGAATACTGGGTAGAATTTTTTGAGCCTGAATTTGTTAAAGACTTCAAAAACATGGGATTTTCCATAGACTGGCGAAGAACATTTCATACAACCTCATTAAATCCACATTATGATAAATTCATTAGATGGCAATTCTTGAAACTATTGGAAAAAGGCTATGTTGTTAAAGAGCCATTCCCTGTTGTGTGGGATCCCATAGATAATTGTCCTGTTGGTGATCATGATAGATGTGAAGGAGAGGGAGAAACACCTCAAGAATTTCTCCTAGTGAAACATAAACTTGAAGATAACAAGTTTATTATCTCTGCAACATTACGGCCAGATACTATTCTTGGTATTACTAATTTATATGTTAATCCAAATGTAATTTATCAGCTTATTCAAGTAACAATAAATGAAAAAGATGTACAATGGATACTAGGAAAAGCAGCTTTGCACAGATTAGAACAACAGGGTTGGAAAGTTAAAAAAATAGGAGAAATTAATGGTAAAGATTTAATAGGTAAAGAAACAGAAGAATTTGGAGGATATAAAGTTCCTATCCTACCAGCGGCGTTTCTCAATCAAGATTTTGGTACTGGTTTAGTGCATTCAGTTCCTTCTGATTCTGCTGATGATTTAATTGCATTGTATGATTTGCAAAAGAACGAAGAACTTTGTAAAAAATACGGATTAAACTATGGACAAGTAAAAGAGATTAAAGTCATTGAATGTGTCGAAACACCTGGAATTGGCGGAAATCCAGCAGATTATTTCTTGAAAAAATACAACGTAACTTCACAGCAACAAAGAGATAAACTTGAAAATATAAAAAAGGAAATGTACAAACTCAGCTTTTACACAGCAAAGCTCGGCAAAAAATATACTAAAAAATATTTCTCCAAAAGCTATGTTGGATTAAAAGTTGAAGATCATAAAGCAGAAATACAGGAAGAAATCATAAAAAAAGGATGGGCGCATACGTATTACCAACTTAGCAACAAAGTCATCTCAAGAACTTTGCACGAATGCGTGGTCAAAATAGTTGACGATCAATGGTTTATCGCCTACGGCAATGAAAAGTGGAAGAGACAAGTCCACAAGGCATTCAAGAAAATGAAATTGTATCCAGAAAAAGTCCGTCCGCAGTTTGACTATGTTATTGATTGGCTCAAAAATTGGGCATGTACACGAGAGCATGGTTTAGGAACAAGATTGCCTTGGGATGATAAATGGCTCATTGAATCATTATCAGATTCAACCATTTACATGGCGTATTATACCATTGTTTATCATTTAGAAAAGATGCCCATTGAAGAAGTGAATGATGAGTTATTTGATTATGTTTTTCTTGGAGAAGGCA
Coding sequences within it:
- a CDS encoding DUF2683 family protein; the encoded protein is MVQALIEIDDNTNRVLNMVKAKHGLKDKAQAIKYVVSEYVEIENEPELRPEFIKKMEEIKKQKSIKVDDFARRYGLKNS
- a CDS encoding TatD family hydrolase gives rise to the protein MLLVDVHAHLDHPFFEKDLDEVIDRAKKIGVKAIITNGVNPDSNKRVLELAKKYDIVKAALGMYPIDALQKEAETGEAPWLQKPFTVGDCLAEIKKHKNDIVAIGEVGMDFAMAEDRETQREHFQQVIDLSISINKPLIVHSRKAEAEVIEMLSKSKAKVLMHCFSGSKKLLLEGLKHGFYFSIPVNIVRSGQFQQWVKEAPLSKLLTETDAPYLGMNRDDRNESCNVMHTINKIAEIKKMDPKEVANVIYSNYQKLFG
- a CDS encoding serine/threonine protein kinase — its product is MVNLKEIVDREFHQLRRQDGTALEYVDYVSQGGQGHSLLFKDAAGNEYIGKLTLKDEIEAARQGLDAIHGRITREVAVLKRLNHPGIANGLEEDISERYILVTRPKVKGKTLREYLTEKVQLSESETAKIMYDVATVLDYLHHPEKYHEDRNPVIHRDLKPENIVIRDAGSICLIDFGVASMRESTFTQFSRDAGTLGYLAPELGKGVPADERADIYALGVIGRELLTGAKPDITWFVEPLTFKMGKSRKIRRIINRMITGYNERYVSVADIKQELIKKGLCKEITTQLLTPGIETADPLVNDVGYETGFGFAMNIIEPSMPPHQYAHIVRAKRIAKSTPDGPRYVRVEIERYGPIDDFSSGWELSNNVKTKIDWKVVYDASTDKPIDLKKIESELKAQARRQGHEIPNYVTNDIGYAIELSNSSMISNDGKPSLTKRPAY
- a CDS encoding 30S ribosomal protein S13; translation: MADTFKHIIRIVNTDLDGKKSIYMALQKIRGIGFMYAHAICKVTNIDKAAKAGNLSDQQIAKLEQVLKTPFQFEIPLWMVNRRHDYEEGYDRHLVTGDLKFVQENDKRRLQKIRSYRGARHAAGLPVRGQRTKSNFRKNKGKVQGVIKKAVKAPAAEEGKKKGKD
- a CDS encoding 30S ribosomal protein S4, coding for MGDPKKPRKKYQGPSHPWQKQRIIDEKELVIAYGLKNKQELWKMGTLVKQIAAKAKRVIARTGEQATKEEKQLIEKLVRLGLLQSTAKIDDVLGLTLKNILERRLQTLVFKKNMARSIKQARQFITHRHVKVSGKKITSPSYLVPLDQEQGIIFSETSTLQSEEHPERTPISKAPVEKTEVKVNNHETRT
- a CDS encoding 30S ribosomal protein S11 — its product is MRPRRQLCWGIAHVYSSYNNTIIHVTDITGTESLALSSGGQVVKSHRMESSPTAAMIAAKRVAEKAMEKGVNAIHVKIKAPGGHNGPNNPGPGAQAAIRALSRMGLKIGIIEDVTPLPHDGCRKKGGKRGRRV
- a CDS encoding DNA-directed RNA polymerase subunit D encodes the protein MSMEITDVNYAKDKTQVSFVIKGTTPNYVNTIRRLIINNVPTMAIHEVELRKNSSSLYDEVIGHRLGLVPLKTDLGSYEVPKSPEDLEKAQCHVKLTLKTKGPCLVYASDLKSKDPKIVPVYPKMVLAKLLDGQELELEATAVLGYGKDHIKWSPGIAWYTFEPLIKVNNGSKHFDEFKNKYPPQAFDKSGKLDKQLIIENNVVDACVGVCDDVVAIEYNKDNFLFHIESFGQLPCKEILTAAVESYNQMVDELNNTIKGLEK
- a CDS encoding 50S ribosomal protein L18e: MKTNPYLQKLIPELKKLSNMQKVNIWKRIAHELESSTSKQREVNLGHLDKHTKNNETVIVPGKVLGAGELQHPVTIAAFKYSAAAKEKLLKTKCTVYSIEELLQKNPKGSNVRILG
- a CDS encoding 50S ribosomal protein L13; protein product: MKTVIDAQDLILGRMATKIAKRALLGEEVIVVNCELAVISGKKADIIAHYKKKFARGVHTKGPFFPRQPERMVRRIIRGMLPWKRAKGREAFKRVMCYMGIPEEFRTMEIETIKEAHINRLKTMGMMRIKEVCSLMGAKL
- a CDS encoding 30S ribosomal protein S9, producing MSKSVHTSGKRKRAIARATLCEGKCRIKVNNLQLDHYGTSLIRMKITEPLVLAEKLGENLDIHVRVQGGGVMAQAEASRLAIARALVEYTKSSALKQTFLDYDRHLLVADIRRKEACKPNDSKARAKRQKSYR
- a CDS encoding DNA-directed RNA polymerase subunit N, with the protein product MIIPIRCLSCGKPVAHLWEEYTERTESGEDRKKILDSLGLKRYCCRALFLGHIDLIDTTGQFKKF
- the guaB gene encoding IMP dehydrogenase, with the protein product MNQISEALSYDDVLIKPKFSTIYSRGDVDTSSFLTKKIKLNMPIVSANMDKVTEAKMAIAMARKGGIGIIHRFLTKEQQVKEVEIVKRSMGFIIEKPYTITADKTLQEVYTLVQGEVGKGVVVVDEQQKVQGIVSARDMIFQDYPQVKVYEVMTRKDDLVTAREGISLEEAQQIMYKHRIEKLPLVDSEGKLKGLVTSKDLVKRIKYPESAKDDKGRLLVGAAIGVRGDYKERTEALLEANCDVMVIDIAHGHSDNVISVIQELRKNFGDIQIVAGNVASAQGAEDLIAAGVDCVKVGVGPGAACTTRLVTGCGVPQLTAVLECGEIAKKYGVPIIADGGIKQSGDMVKAIGAGAETVMIGSMLAGTSQSPGEILLRNGQRIKLYRGMASVDATLARQTKESGFNLAKRTAKEIVAEGVEAVVLFKGDVDDILNQLMGGLRSGMSYVGAKTIKELQEKAEFVKITSAGMRESKPHDIQVHD
- a CDS encoding cupredoxin domain-containing protein, translating into MKTNKRLQQIIIIVIVCIPFIFLISCSQKQVPLSEAVTPIPTIEQPIEKIETKTVENTSNSEIITEIKQSEPIIQKPKQTPLVVTIKKQNSEKTMVNESTNKEFVISADEKQFNPDSITVKKGSKVKINFNFNDDHIYFGGLDIKSEYFNLKYKKSDKIKTKTVEFTAEKTFSYSGYWPATNAKKASGKIVVE